In one Nocardia tengchongensis genomic region, the following are encoded:
- the uraD gene encoding 2-oxo-4-hydroxy-4-carboxy-5-ureidoimidazoline decarboxylase, whose amino-acid sequence MSSRLEWLGSLPLEEAETHLLTCNASRTWARKMVANRPYADESSLIAAAVAGVVELSWFDVEEALSAHPRIGERTAARHQSEREAQWSADEQSGASEADARVLAELAAGNLAYEEQFGHVFLIRAAGRSAAEMLAELRHRLGNPVAEEHLVVRRELADITGRRVRKLLAEQ is encoded by the coding sequence ATGTCGAGTCGCCTGGAATGGCTCGGTTCGTTGCCCCTGGAAGAAGCCGAGACGCACCTGCTGACCTGCAACGCGTCGCGGACCTGGGCCCGCAAGATGGTCGCGAACCGCCCCTACGCCGACGAGTCGAGTCTGATCGCCGCCGCGGTGGCCGGGGTCGTGGAGCTGAGTTGGTTCGATGTCGAGGAGGCGCTCTCGGCGCACCCGCGCATCGGCGAGCGCACCGCGGCCCGGCACCAGTCCGAGCGGGAAGCGCAGTGGTCGGCCGACGAGCAGTCCGGCGCCTCCGAAGCCGATGCCCGGGTGCTGGCCGAGCTGGCCGCCGGGAACCTCGCCTACGAGGAGCAGTTCGGCCACGTCTTCCTGATCCGGGCCGCCGGACGCAGCGCCGCCGAGATGCTCGCGGAGCTGCGGCACCGCCTGGGCAACCCGGTGGCCGAGGAGCACCTCGTGGTGCGCCGCGAGCTGGCCGACATCACCGGCCGCCGGGTCCGCAAGCTCCTGGCGGAGCAATGA
- a CDS encoding PucR family transcriptional regulator produces MRLRSLLTMHDLGLRLVTGEDELDRFVRWVVTTDMLDPGRYLSGGEFVLTGLQWRHSPEDSDTFVSALARARVAALAAGDALYGEAPEDLVAACKKHRIPLFRVEEQIAFATVTETINRKLSSGRAADLSAILDRHRQLVSGGGLDSVLDLVHRTLGTRCWVVSALGRVVAGPSRDLPDPVRSAFLSARRLPHVLSHNQIRYTLFAVDADATSRIADWFLVFESDFKDWPEERRALIGELAAVVSLERARHDDRHSAEGRLAQELIELILSEAKPADIVSRLELTGLGLSDRYLAVAATADSGAVRPGELRAVLREILYGRSPAIGVVDGEVILLVALGDEKSLDDRIHRAIEALEPGLQLSRLSVGISGAVDGEGLRGAVEEARYARRMAAERQQPTSVVRHDELATHMLLLASVPDEVRRMFRVRLLDPLRVYDQDNRADLVHTLETFLEVSGSWTKCADLLHVHVNTLRYRIQRIEELTNRDLSRLEDRVDFFLALALR; encoded by the coding sequence ATGCGGTTACGTTCCCTGCTGACCATGCACGATCTGGGCTTGCGGCTCGTCACCGGAGAGGACGAGCTGGACCGTTTCGTACGCTGGGTCGTAACCACCGACATGCTCGACCCGGGCCGATACCTCTCCGGCGGCGAATTCGTGCTCACCGGGCTGCAATGGCGGCACAGCCCCGAGGACAGCGACACCTTCGTCAGCGCGCTCGCCCGCGCCCGCGTCGCCGCCCTCGCCGCCGGCGACGCGCTCTACGGCGAAGCGCCCGAGGATCTGGTCGCGGCTTGTAAGAAACACCGAATCCCGCTGTTCCGGGTCGAGGAACAGATCGCCTTCGCGACCGTCACCGAGACGATCAACCGGAAACTGTCCTCCGGCCGGGCCGCCGACCTGAGCGCGATCCTGGACCGGCACCGGCAACTGGTGTCCGGGGGCGGCCTGGACTCGGTGCTCGACCTGGTCCACCGCACTCTCGGCACCCGCTGCTGGGTGGTGTCCGCACTCGGGCGCGTGGTCGCCGGACCCAGCCGCGACCTGCCCGACCCGGTGCGCTCGGCCTTCCTGAGCGCCCGGCGGCTGCCACACGTGCTGTCGCACAATCAGATCCGGTACACCCTGTTCGCCGTCGATGCCGACGCCACCTCTCGCATCGCCGACTGGTTCCTGGTCTTCGAGAGCGACTTCAAGGACTGGCCCGAGGAACGGCGAGCGCTGATCGGCGAACTCGCGGCCGTCGTCTCCCTGGAGCGCGCCCGCCACGACGACCGGCACAGCGCCGAAGGGCGGCTCGCCCAGGAACTGATCGAACTGATCCTGTCCGAGGCCAAACCCGCCGACATCGTCTCCCGGCTGGAACTGACCGGGCTGGGACTGTCCGACCGCTACCTCGCCGTCGCCGCGACCGCCGACTCCGGAGCCGTGCGCCCCGGCGAACTCCGCGCCGTGCTGCGCGAAATCCTTTACGGCAGAAGCCCCGCCATCGGCGTCGTCGACGGCGAAGTCATCCTGCTGGTCGCACTCGGCGACGAAAAGTCCCTCGACGACCGCATCCACCGGGCCATCGAAGCCCTCGAACCCGGCCTGCAACTGAGCCGCCTCTCGGTCGGCATCAGCGGCGCGGTCGACGGCGAAGGCCTGCGCGGCGCGGTCGAGGAGGCCCGCTACGCCCGCCGCATGGCCGCCGAACGCCAGCAGCCCACCAGCGTCGTCCGCCACGACGAACTCGCCACCCATATGCTGCTGCTCGCCAGCGTCCCCGACGAGGTCCGCCGCATGTTCCGGGTCCGGCTGCTGGACCCGCTGCGCGTCTACGACCAGGACAACCGCGCCGACCTGGTCCACACCCTGGAAACCTTCCTCGAAGTCTCCGGATCCTGGACCAAATGCGCCGACCTGCTCCACGTACACGTGAACACGCTGCGCTACCGCATCCAACGCATCGAGGAACTCACCAACCGCGACCTGTCCCGGCTCGAGGACCGCGTCGACTTCTTCTTGGCCCTGGCATTGCGCTGA
- a CDS encoding ferredoxin family protein, producing the protein MIELVRADDCIACDKCVDVCPTDVFDRTDSGIPLIARQSDCQTCFMCEAYCPTDALYVAPEAVPLGNGTPLAEAHIGRYREQLGWGKGRTPGSLLAIGPELPHGALPPRLLPPGRISG; encoded by the coding sequence ATGATCGAGCTGGTTCGTGCCGACGACTGCATCGCCTGCGACAAATGCGTCGACGTCTGCCCGACCGACGTCTTCGACCGCACCGACAGCGGAATCCCGCTCATCGCAAGACAATCCGACTGCCAGACCTGCTTCATGTGCGAGGCGTACTGCCCAACGGACGCTCTCTACGTCGCTCCGGAAGCGGTTCCCCTCGGCAATGGCACCCCGCTCGCAGAGGCCCACATCGGCCGATACCGCGAGCAGCTCGGCTGGGGCAAGGGCCGCACGCCCGGCAGCCTGCTCGCGATCGGCCCGGAACTCCCGCATGGCGCGTTGCCGCCGCGGCTGCTCCCGCCGGGCCGCATCTCGGGCTGA
- a CDS encoding FAD-dependent oxidoreductase, with the protein MSEPWQISTDVLVIGGGPAACWAAVHAREAGAEVVLVDKGYCGTSGATAPSGTGVWYVAPEAAARSKAKASREALGGHLADHYWMDRVLDQTYTNMNRLAVEGRYPFPADPETGEPLRTGVQGPEYMRRMRAWVQRLGVRILDHAPALELLVDADGVVRGAAGYQRHADQDYRVLAGAVVLATGGCAFLSRALGTNVDTGDGALMAAEAGARFSGMEFSNAYGIVPKGSTITKTAYYSYATFFHADGRVLEGAGSAQGRSVIARTLLSEPVFAQLDRADAGVQARMRLGQPNFFLQFDRRGIDPFTDRFEVDLLAEGTVRGTGGIDVVDDDCATTVPGLYAAGDAATRERICGGFTGGGSHNAAWAMSSGSWAGRGAAAFARGSGRVDPAAVRGAGRVGLDPETTESVSPAEVVAAAQRELIPFEKNYLRHGDRIRPALAELDNLWERAARGLGGTTGAERVQARQAAAITAVGRLMYRSTLARTETRGMSKRADHPDLDPAQHHHILSGGLDEVWTAASATRLAVAS; encoded by the coding sequence ATGAGCGAACCATGGCAGATCAGTACCGACGTGCTGGTGATCGGCGGCGGACCCGCCGCGTGCTGGGCGGCCGTGCACGCCCGGGAGGCGGGCGCGGAGGTGGTGCTGGTGGACAAGGGCTACTGCGGAACCAGCGGCGCCACAGCGCCTTCCGGCACCGGCGTCTGGTACGTCGCACCCGAGGCTGCGGCCCGTTCGAAGGCGAAGGCCAGTCGTGAGGCGTTGGGTGGGCATCTGGCCGACCACTATTGGATGGATCGGGTCCTCGACCAGACCTACACGAACATGAACCGGCTCGCGGTCGAGGGCCGCTACCCGTTCCCGGCGGATCCAGAAACCGGTGAGCCACTGCGCACTGGCGTGCAAGGCCCCGAATACATGCGGCGCATGCGCGCGTGGGTGCAGCGGCTCGGGGTCCGGATCCTCGATCACGCCCCCGCGCTGGAACTTCTGGTCGACGCCGACGGTGTCGTGCGCGGAGCGGCCGGCTACCAGCGGCACGCCGATCAGGACTACCGCGTCCTGGCCGGTGCGGTGGTGCTGGCCACCGGCGGTTGTGCGTTCCTGTCCCGGGCATTGGGCACCAACGTCGATACCGGCGACGGCGCGCTCATGGCCGCCGAGGCCGGGGCCCGCTTCTCGGGCATGGAGTTCTCCAACGCCTACGGCATCGTTCCCAAGGGTTCGACCATCACCAAGACCGCCTACTACAGCTACGCCACCTTCTTCCATGCCGATGGCCGGGTGCTGGAGGGCGCGGGTTCGGCGCAGGGCCGGTCGGTGATCGCCCGAACGCTGTTGTCGGAGCCGGTCTTCGCGCAGCTGGACCGCGCCGACGCCGGGGTGCAGGCGCGGATGCGGCTGGGCCAGCCCAACTTCTTCCTCCAGTTCGACCGGCGCGGGATCGACCCCTTCACCGACCGTTTCGAAGTGGACCTGCTCGCCGAGGGCACGGTGCGCGGCACCGGCGGCATCGATGTCGTCGACGATGACTGCGCGACAACGGTTCCCGGCCTGTACGCGGCGGGTGACGCCGCGACCCGGGAACGGATCTGCGGCGGGTTCACCGGCGGCGGCAGCCACAATGCCGCCTGGGCCATGTCCTCGGGCAGCTGGGCGGGTCGTGGCGCTGCGGCCTTCGCCCGCGGCTCCGGACGGGTCGACCCGGCCGCGGTGCGCGGCGCGGGCCGTGTCGGATTAGATCCCGAGACAACCGAATCGGTGTCTCCGGCCGAGGTCGTGGCGGCCGCGCAGCGCGAGCTGATCCCGTTCGAGAAGAACTATCTGCGTCACGGGGACCGTATCCGTCCCGCATTGGCCGAACTCGACAACCTCTGGGAGCGAGCCGCGCGGGGACTCGGAGGCACGACCGGGGCGGAGCGGGTCCAGGCCAGGCAGGCCGCCGCGATCACCGCGGTCGGCCGCCTGATGTACCGATCCACGTTGGCGCGCACGGAAACTCGCGGCATGAGCAAGCGCGCCGACCACCCGGATCTGGATCCGGCGCAGCACCATCACATACTGTCCGGCGGCTTGGACGAGGTGTGGACGGCGGCCTCCGCGACCCGGCTGGCGGTGGCGTCATGA
- a CDS encoding MarR family winged helix-turn-helix transcriptional regulator, which translates to METFDKIGRNLTIASVRYCQEPVNLAERVVPVSCSGSQGGSLTFMVRTVWLSMRSAIGGELEDFGLTTSQYATLMMTQRQPGKSVSDIARDVGSTRQAANEMLAGLEKADLIERRPHPTDRRTHQIFVTDAGRSLYERAHAAVERREAELEAAFTPEQRTAVREWLTGMTEACR; encoded by the coding sequence ATGGAAACCTTCGATAAGATTGGCAGGAACCTGACAATCGCCAGTGTGCGTTATTGTCAGGAACCTGTCAATCTCGCGGAAAGGGTTGTCCCGGTGAGCTGTTCCGGATCGCAGGGTGGATCCCTGACCTTCATGGTCCGCACGGTCTGGCTGAGCATGCGCTCGGCGATCGGCGGGGAACTCGAGGATTTCGGGCTCACGACCTCGCAATACGCGACCCTGATGATGACGCAGCGGCAGCCGGGCAAGTCGGTGAGTGACATCGCCCGCGACGTCGGCAGCACCCGGCAGGCCGCCAACGAAATGCTGGCCGGCCTCGAGAAGGCCGACCTGATCGAACGCCGCCCCCACCCCACCGACCGCCGCACGCACCAGATCTTCGTCACCGACGCGGGCCGGTCTCTCTACGAGCGCGCCCACGCCGCGGTCGAGCGTCGCGAGGCCGAACTGGAAGCCGCCTTCACTCCCGAGCAGCGCACGGCCGTCCGGGAGTGGTTGACCGGGATGACCGAAGCCTGCCGCTGA